CATTCCAGACACTCCAGCCACACCAGGCGCAAGGCCCAAATGGGTGAACTGGAGTCGTAGCTCCCAGGTCACCTGCAGCAATTTTGTTAAACAAGGGCGCCTGGTCCATATAAGGCAGTAGTCCAACAAAGCCACTCAAACGAGCACGGTTTGATGTCGCACTATCGGAACCGTTTGTGCCTCCTCTTCGCAGAACAAACATTCCAAAGACATCATGGTAATTGTGTAATGCCAGCCCAATTTGTTTTAAATTGTTCTTACAAGTTGATCTGCGAGCTGCTTCACGAGCCTGTTGTACTGCTGGCAGTAATAATGCGATTAAAATTGCGATAATAGCAATCACAACCAGTAACTCAATCAACGTAAATCCTCTACGCTTTTCTTTTAGATAACTCTTCACCAAAGATACTCCTTATAAATACTAGGTAGAATCGATCCCCGATTGGCGCGCTTCGTAAAAGGGGATACAGGAAAAAACTTTCCTGATAAAAAACGAATCGATATTTAAATTGTGATAAGAGTGGCGGGAAGAAAAACAACGTAAAATATAAAACGCTGTTTTGTAAAAGTGGCTAATGGCGTTTGTTGAAATTAAGTCAGTTCAAGATGTGATATGTAGTTATTGTGAAAGTAAGCTCTCACGTGGATGACCAAGTAAATAATCTACCTATTCAATGTTAGTTGAATTCCTGGTGATTTCAACTAACATACTTAGAGAATCTTGTTTTTTCAGTTAATGTTCATTAGGTCCTACAGTGAAATTACGACTTGGTTATTTGACTTCGGAAGTTAATTAACTTTCTTGTTTTATTCTGGGCTGATTTTAGAATGGCAAAGAGGGTTCAGTGATGCGAAATAGTTTGTGGAATCAATTTACAAAAGTTCCCCGTTGTCTGATATTATTTTTGGTTGTCTCGTTGCCTGGTTGTGGTGGCCCTGAAGACACGCGGCCGGTACGGAACTCAGTTTCTGGAGTGGTCACCTACCAGGGGAATCCAGTTGAAGATGCGATCGTTGTATTTCGCCCTGTTGGTTCAGAGGGGCAAACGGCAAACGGACGCACTGATGCGGCAGGCGCTTTTCAAATGGGGACTTTCGAAGGAACTGATGGTGTTGTGCCGGGAGAATATTCGGTCATGATTTCCAAGTTGGAAGCAACAGACACGAGCCAGGCCCTGCCCGAAGATGATCCTAACTATGATCCCAATCCGAAAGTAGAGGCGCCTCCCAAAAATCTGCTTCCGGAAAAATATGCGAAGGCTGATACCTCAGGACTGACGGCTTCAGTTCCTGAAGGAGAAGAAGTCACTGATCTGAAGTTTGAATTAAACGACTGAGCGTTTCGCATCAAAAAATGGCGCTGTAATTGTTAAGCCAGAATTTCCTTGATTACGCGTGGGTGGTTGCCTACGCCGGTCAGGCGTTCGTTTAAACCGTTTCGGGGAATGAAGAGTTCTTCGTGGTTTATTCCCAGAAGATGCAGCATCGTGGTGTGCCAGTCCGGCACACTGACCCGATTTTTGACAGCGGCAAAACCCAATTCGTCGGTCTCCCCCCAGGTCAGTCCACGCTTGACGCCGCCGCCTGCCATCCAGGTACAGAGCGCATTTTTATTGTGATCACGGCCCGATTTGCGTTCGTCTTTATCTGCCGAGAGTTGGGCGATTGGCAGGCGGCCCATTTCGCCACCCCACATGACGAGTGTTTCGTCTAACAATCCACGTTGTTTCAAATCTCTCAACAAGGCAGCCACCGGTTGATCGGTTCGTTGACAGGCATCTTTCAAGCTGGTTGCGATCGCGCTGTGAGTATCCCAGATTTGACTGTTGATAAATAACTGCACGAATCGCACGCCTCGTTCAATCAGTCTGCGGGCAATCAGGCATCTGCGACCATACGATTCGGTGACTGGCTGCCCGATGCCATACATTTTTTGTGTTTCCGCTGTCTCCTGTGAAAGGTCGAGTGCATCCGAAGCGGCGATCTGCATCCGTGCTGCCAGAGCGTAAGTCGATAGACGCGCTTCCAACTGATGATGGTGCGTATGCTTGCGTTGATGGATTTTGTCTAAACGCGTGATTAAGTCACGTTCGAGTTTGGAGACGGCGTCAGGTTGATCATAACCGGGCTTCAGGTTCAATACCGGAGACCCTGTCGCGCGAAATCGCGTTCCCTGATGTTGTGCGGGCAGAAAACCGGCCTGCCAGTTCTCGATTCCATTGACTGGCAGTCCCAGGGGATCATCCAGAACGACGTAAGCAGGCAGGTTTTTGTTTTCGCTTCCCAGTCCATACGAGACCCAGGCGCCGAGAGCCGGGTGTCCCGGAAATTCACTGCCCGATTGAATCTTGTAGAGCGCGGGTTCGTGAGTCAGGTTGGTGGTATACATCGAACGAATCATGGTGAGTTCATCTACCTGAGTCGCCAGATGAGGCATGACGTCAGAAACCCACATTCCCGATTCACCATGTTGGGAAAACTTGAACGGGCTTCTCATCAAAGCGCCCGCTTGCTCTGGGAATTCGACTTCCCCTGCGATTTTGTCAAAGTGCTGCTTACCATGAAATTGATCGAGTAACGGCTTGGGATCAAACAGATCCATCTGGCTCGGTCCCCCATTCATAAACAAATGGATGACCGATTTCGCACGCGGTTGATTCTGCGGGCCAAATGAGGGCGTTTCCGGGTGGGGTTTTGATTTTGACTCGGCATACAGATCCTGCTGTAGCAGCCAGGTCAATGCGGCCCCCTGAATCCCCGTAGAGACTTGTTGAAAAAAACTGCGTCTCGGTATTTGATTTTGAATGCAGTGATCCTGTTTCATGTGACGACTCGTTATTTTAATTAATCGATATATTGAAACTCTGCCAGATTGAAGATCGCATGCGAATAATTCACCAGCGATTTTTGATTGCTGTCCGTATTCTCTTTCTTCTGTTTATTAGTCTCTTGCCATTGCGCTGCCAGTTGCTTCAGCGCGGCAACGCCAATCTGTTCCTCTTCTGCTGTCGGAGTGCGCCCAAATGCTTTCAGATAAATCTGTTTGACTTGCGC
This window of the Gimesia fumaroli genome carries:
- a CDS encoding carboxypeptidase-like regulatory domain-containing protein, translated to MRNSLWNQFTKVPRCLILFLVVSLPGCGGPEDTRPVRNSVSGVVTYQGNPVEDAIVVFRPVGSEGQTANGRTDAAGAFQMGTFEGTDGVVPGEYSVMISKLEATDTSQALPEDDPNYDPNPKVEAPPKNLLPEKYAKADTSGLTASVPEGEEVTDLKFELND
- a CDS encoding DUF1501 domain-containing protein → MKQDHCIQNQIPRRSFFQQVSTGIQGAALTWLLQQDLYAESKSKPHPETPSFGPQNQPRAKSVIHLFMNGGPSQMDLFDPKPLLDQFHGKQHFDKIAGEVEFPEQAGALMRSPFKFSQHGESGMWVSDVMPHLATQVDELTMIRSMYTTNLTHEPALYKIQSGSEFPGHPALGAWVSYGLGSENKNLPAYVVLDDPLGLPVNGIENWQAGFLPAQHQGTRFRATGSPVLNLKPGYDQPDAVSKLERDLITRLDKIHQRKHTHHHQLEARLSTYALAARMQIAASDALDLSQETAETQKMYGIGQPVTESYGRRCLIARRLIERGVRFVQLFINSQIWDTHSAIATSLKDACQRTDQPVAALLRDLKQRGLLDETLVMWGGEMGRLPIAQLSADKDERKSGRDHNKNALCTWMAGGGVKRGLTWGETDELGFAAVKNRVSVPDWHTTMLHLLGINHEELFIPRNGLNERLTGVGNHPRVIKEILA